One region of Enterobacter ludwigii genomic DNA includes:
- the shiA gene encoding shikimate transporter, whose product MDSTLISDRPNEETPSLNRARRAALGSFAGAVVDWYDFLLYGITAALVFNREFFPQISPAMGTLAAFATFGVGFLFRPLGGVIFGHFGDRLGRKRMLMLTVWMMGLATALIGILPSFTTIGWWAPVLLVTLRAIQGFAVGGEWGGAALLSVESAPKNKKAFYSSGVQVGYGVGLLLSTGLVSLISQLTTDEQFLSWGWRIPFIFSIVLVIAALWIRNGMEESAEFEQQQREKTAVKTRLPVMEALVQHPGAFLKIIALRLCELLTMYIVTAFALNYSTQNLGLPRELFLNIGLVVGGISCLTIPCFAWLADRFGRRRVYITGALIGTLSAWPFFMALEAQSIFWIVFFAIMLANIAHDMVVCVQQPMFTELFGASYRYSGAGVGYQVASVVGGGFTPFIAAALVTFSGGNWHSVAIYLLAGCLLSAATALFMKETSHR is encoded by the coding sequence ATGGACTCCACCCTCATCTCCGATCGCCCCAACGAGGAGACCCCTTCGCTGAACCGCGCCCGCCGTGCCGCTTTGGGTAGCTTCGCTGGCGCCGTCGTCGACTGGTATGATTTTCTGCTCTACGGCATCACCGCGGCACTGGTGTTTAACCGTGAATTCTTCCCGCAGATTAGCCCCGCGATGGGCACGCTCGCGGCGTTTGCCACCTTCGGTGTCGGTTTTCTGTTTCGACCGTTAGGCGGTGTGATTTTCGGCCATTTTGGTGACCGTCTCGGGCGCAAGCGCATGTTAATGCTTACCGTCTGGATGATGGGGCTCGCCACCGCGCTGATTGGCATTCTCCCCTCGTTTACCACTATTGGCTGGTGGGCACCGGTGCTGCTGGTGACGCTACGCGCTATTCAGGGATTTGCCGTGGGTGGCGAATGGGGTGGCGCGGCGCTGCTATCCGTTGAGAGTGCGCCGAAAAATAAGAAAGCGTTTTACAGCAGCGGTGTGCAGGTCGGGTATGGCGTGGGTCTGCTGCTTTCTACCGGGCTGGTATCCTTAATCAGTCAGCTCACCACCGACGAACAGTTCCTGAGCTGGGGCTGGCGCATTCCGTTTATCTTCAGCATCGTGCTGGTGATTGCTGCCCTGTGGATCCGTAATGGAATGGAAGAGTCCGCTGAATTCGAACAGCAGCAGCGCGAAAAAACCGCCGTCAAAACGCGGTTGCCAGTGATGGAAGCCCTGGTTCAGCATCCTGGCGCTTTTCTGAAAATCATCGCCCTGCGCCTGTGCGAATTGCTGACGATGTATATCGTCACCGCATTTGCACTGAATTACTCGACGCAGAACCTCGGACTGCCGCGTGAATTGTTCCTGAATATCGGTCTGGTGGTTGGTGGGATCAGCTGCCTGACGATCCCCTGCTTCGCCTGGCTGGCAGACCGGTTTGGTCGCCGTCGCGTCTACATCACCGGGGCGCTGATCGGCACCCTCAGCGCCTGGCCATTCTTTATGGCGCTGGAAGCGCAGTCGATCTTCTGGATTGTCTTCTTTGCCATCATGCTCGCGAACATCGCTCACGATATGGTGGTCTGTGTCCAGCAGCCGATGTTTACCGAGCTGTTTGGCGCCAGCTACCGCTACAGTGGTGCAGGCGTGGGATATCAGGTGGCAAGCGTGGTCGGTGGCGGGTTTACGCCGTTTATTGCTGCCGCGCTGGTGACCTTCTCCGGCGGGAACTGGCACAGCGTGGCGATTTATCTGTTGGCCGGTTGCCTGCTGTCCGCCGCCACAGCCCTGTTTATGAAAGAGACGAGCCACCGCTGA
- a CDS encoding AMP nucleosidase — MNNKGSSLTPAQALEKLDGLYEQSVNALRSAISEYIETGKLPDEKARTEGLFVYPSLSVTWDGSASNTPKTRAYARFTHSGCYSTTVTRPALFRPYLEEQLTLLYQDYGAHIAVEPSQHEIPYPYVIDGSALTLDRSMSAGLTRHFPTTELSQIGDETADGIFHPAEYAPLSHFDARRVDFSLARLRHYTGTPAEHFQPFVLFTNYTRYVDEFVRWGCSQILDPESPYIALSCAGGIWITAETEAPEQAISDLAWKKHQMPAWHLITADGQGITLINIGVGPSNAKTICDHLAVLRPDVWLMIGHCGGLRESQLIGDYVLAHAYLRDDHVLDAVLPPDIPIPSIAEVQRALYDATKEVSGMPGEEVKQRLRTGTVVTTDDRNWELRYSASALRFNLSRAVAIDMESATIAAQGYRFRVPYGTLLCVSDKPLHGEIKLPGQANRFYEGAISEHLQIGIRAIDLLRAEGDKLHSRKLRTFNEPPFR; from the coding sequence ATGAATAATAAGGGCTCCAGCCTGACCCCGGCTCAGGCGCTGGAAAAACTCGACGGACTGTATGAACAGTCCGTCAACGCGCTGCGCAGCGCCATCAGCGAATACATCGAAACAGGGAAACTTCCCGATGAAAAGGCCAGAACCGAGGGCCTTTTTGTTTATCCATCGCTCTCTGTGACCTGGGACGGTAGCGCCAGTAATACCCCGAAAACCCGCGCCTACGCCCGTTTTACCCACTCCGGCTGCTATAGCACCACCGTCACCCGCCCTGCACTGTTCCGCCCCTATCTTGAAGAGCAACTCACGCTGCTGTATCAGGATTACGGCGCGCATATCGCCGTTGAGCCATCGCAACATGAAATCCCCTATCCTTATGTCATTGACGGTTCAGCGTTAACCCTTGACCGCTCCATGAGCGCGGGTCTGACCCGCCATTTTCCGACGACAGAGCTTTCCCAGATTGGCGATGAGACGGCTGACGGCATCTTCCATCCGGCGGAGTACGCTCCTCTGTCGCACTTTGATGCTCGCCGCGTCGACTTCTCCCTGGCGCGCCTGCGCCACTACACGGGTACGCCCGCTGAACATTTCCAGCCATTTGTGCTGTTTACCAACTACACCCGCTATGTCGACGAGTTTGTGCGCTGGGGCTGCAGCCAGATCCTCGACCCGGAGAGTCCTTACATCGCGCTTTCCTGCGCGGGTGGGATCTGGATAACCGCAGAGACCGAAGCCCCCGAGCAGGCCATTTCCGACCTGGCGTGGAAAAAACACCAGATGCCCGCCTGGCACCTGATCACCGCCGACGGGCAGGGGATCACGTTGATTAACATCGGCGTTGGCCCGTCTAATGCCAAAACCATCTGCGATCATCTTGCGGTATTGCGTCCTGACGTCTGGCTGATGATTGGACACTGCGGCGGGCTGCGTGAAAGCCAGCTGATTGGCGACTACGTGCTGGCTCACGCCTATCTGCGTGATGACCATGTACTTGATGCCGTTCTTCCGCCAGATATCCCTATTCCAAGCATCGCCGAAGTACAGCGCGCGCTGTATGACGCTACCAAAGAGGTCAGCGGCATGCCGGGTGAAGAGGTTAAACAGCGCCTGCGCACCGGTACGGTCGTCACGACGGATGACCGCAACTGGGAGCTGCGTTACTCCGCCTCTGCGCTGCGCTTCAACCTCAGCCGCGCGGTAGCGATTGATATGGAGAGCGCCACCATTGCCGCACAAGGATATCGCTTCCGCGTCCCTTACGGCACGCTGCTGTGCGTTTCTGATAAACCGCTGCATGGTGAAATTAAGCTGCCCGGCCAGGCCAACCGTTTTTATGAAGGGGCAATATCCGAACATCTGCAAATTGGTATTCGTGCCATTGATTTGCTGAGGGCCGAAGGTGACAAGCTTCATTCCCGCAAGCTACGTACCTTCAACGAGCCGCCATTCCGCTAA
- a CDS encoding efflux RND transporter permease subunit — MDISRQFINNPIRVWLTILLLGVGGIFALLNIGRLEDPAFTIKTAVVITHYPGASAQQVEEEVTLPLENALQQLPYLDNVSSISSNGLSQITVNIASRYHSNELPQIWDELRRRVGDASRQFPPGVVTPFVNDDFGDVFGFFFAISGDEFSNPELVRYAEQLRRELILVPGVAKVAIGGAISQQVNIDISLTKMASRGITLSQLSALLSRLNVVSSAGEITSGTESIRLHPTGEFENLDELADLIITPSGTGAATRLRDIATLSRGLNESPASIYHANGRKAVTMGVSFIPGVNVIDVGHALEAKLKQMSAEKPAGIHINLFYDQAAEVGHSVNGFIINFLMALAIVIGVLLIFMGVRSGIIIAFSLALNVLGTLLIMYLWGIELQRISLGALIIALSMLVDNAIVIVEGVLIARQQGSSLLTAINYIIRRSALPLLGATVIAILAFAPIGLSQDSTGEYCKSLFQVLLISLMLSWFSALTITPVLIKWWLFKNDSAPDNADESDPYDKRLYRLYQRLLNTLLHYKAPTLVVMAALLAASVWGFGAVRQNFFPSSNTPIFFVDLWLPYGTDIKWTEKMTSDIEKTINGQPGVETTVSTIGQGSMRFILTYSGQRQYSNYAQIMVRMDDQRNISALTRYVDEYIARNYPQVNASTKRVMFGPSGDSAIEVRIKGPDPDRLRLIASQVDDILARDPATGSVRNDWQNRSKVIRPQYVAALGRELGVDKQDVDNALEMNFSGSRAGLYREGSDLLPVVVRPPESERLDANHLNNVLVWSQTRQQYIPLSNVVSRFSLEWEDPLILRRDRSRVLTVQTDPDPLSQQTSGDILARVKPHIDALALPHGYSIEWGGDAENSSEAQQGLFTTLPIGFLVMFVITVLMFSSVKNAVAIWLTVPLALIGVTPGFLVTGIPFGFMALIGLLSLSGMLIRNGIVLVEEIEQQKAHKEQHEAIVYAATSRLRPILLTAFTTVLGLAPLLLDVFFQSMAVVIMFGLGFATILTLLVLPVIYACFHRKDKAEQQ, encoded by the coding sequence ATGGATATCTCTCGTCAATTCATCAATAACCCCATTCGTGTCTGGCTGACGATTCTGCTGCTGGGCGTCGGGGGCATTTTCGCCCTGTTGAATATCGGCAGGCTGGAAGATCCCGCGTTTACGATCAAAACTGCTGTGGTCATCACCCACTATCCCGGCGCCTCTGCTCAGCAGGTTGAAGAGGAGGTTACGCTGCCGCTGGAGAATGCCCTCCAGCAGCTGCCTTATCTGGACAATGTCAGCTCCATCTCTTCAAACGGCCTGTCGCAGATCACCGTGAACATTGCCTCACGCTATCATTCGAACGAACTGCCGCAGATCTGGGACGAACTGCGCCGCCGCGTGGGCGATGCCTCACGCCAGTTCCCGCCCGGCGTCGTCACGCCCTTCGTGAATGACGATTTCGGCGACGTGTTCGGCTTTTTCTTCGCAATTTCCGGAGACGAATTCAGCAACCCTGAGCTGGTGCGTTACGCTGAGCAACTGCGTCGCGAATTAATTCTGGTCCCCGGCGTCGCGAAGGTCGCAATTGGTGGGGCCATTAGCCAGCAGGTCAATATTGATATTTCCCTGACCAAAATGGCCTCGCGCGGTATTACGCTTAGCCAGCTTTCGGCCCTGCTGAGTCGCCTTAATGTGGTGTCCAGCGCCGGGGAGATTACCTCCGGCACGGAGTCGATTCGCCTGCATCCGACCGGTGAGTTTGAAAATCTTGACGAGCTGGCGGACCTGATTATTACGCCGTCCGGTACCGGGGCAGCGACGCGTCTGCGGGATATCGCCACGCTGTCGCGCGGGTTGAACGAGTCACCTGCCAGTATCTATCATGCCAACGGCAGAAAAGCCGTTACCATGGGCGTCTCGTTTATCCCTGGCGTGAACGTGATTGACGTGGGTCACGCCCTGGAAGCAAAGCTAAAACAGATGTCGGCGGAAAAACCGGCGGGAATACACATAAATCTGTTTTACGATCAAGCCGCCGAAGTGGGCCACTCGGTTAACGGTTTTATCATTAACTTCCTGATGGCGCTGGCGATTGTCATCGGCGTGCTATTGATCTTTATGGGCGTGCGCAGCGGGATTATCATCGCCTTTTCCCTCGCGCTCAACGTGCTCGGCACGCTGCTGATCATGTATCTGTGGGGCATTGAACTGCAGCGCATCTCGCTTGGCGCGCTGATTATCGCCCTCAGTATGCTGGTGGATAACGCCATCGTGATTGTTGAAGGAGTGCTGATTGCGAGGCAGCAGGGCTCCTCGCTGTTGACCGCCATTAACTACATCATCCGTCGCTCCGCCCTGCCGCTGCTGGGGGCGACGGTGATCGCCATCCTGGCGTTTGCACCTATCGGGCTGTCGCAGGATTCTACCGGGGAATACTGTAAATCCCTGTTCCAGGTACTGCTGATTTCCCTGATGCTGAGCTGGTTCTCGGCGCTCACCATCACGCCGGTGCTGATTAAGTGGTGGTTGTTTAAAAACGACAGCGCGCCGGACAACGCCGACGAGTCAGATCCTTACGACAAACGTCTGTACCGCCTCTACCAGCGCCTGCTTAACACGCTGCTGCACTATAAGGCACCGACGCTGGTAGTGATGGCCGCCCTGCTGGCCGCGTCTGTCTGGGGGTTTGGCGCGGTGCGGCAAAACTTTTTCCCGTCGTCCAATACGCCGATTTTCTTTGTCGACCTCTGGTTACCCTACGGCACCGATATCAAATGGACCGAGAAAATGACCAGCGATATTGAGAAAACCATTAACGGCCAGCCGGGCGTAGAAACCACCGTTTCAACCATTGGCCAGGGCAGTATGCGGTTTATTTTGACCTACAGCGGACAGCGGCAGTACAGCAACTACGCGCAGATCATGGTGCGCATGGATGACCAGCGCAACATCTCCGCACTGACGCGCTACGTCGACGAGTACATCGCCCGGAACTACCCGCAGGTCAACGCCAGCACCAAACGCGTGATGTTTGGCCCTTCCGGCGACAGCGCCATAGAGGTGCGCATCAAGGGCCCAGATCCTGACAGACTACGTCTGATTGCCAGCCAGGTGGATGATATTCTGGCACGCGATCCGGCCACAGGTAGCGTCAGAAACGACTGGCAAAACCGCAGCAAGGTGATCCGTCCTCAATATGTCGCCGCGCTGGGACGCGAACTTGGCGTGGATAAACAGGATGTCGACAACGCGCTGGAGATGAATTTCTCCGGCAGTCGTGCGGGGCTGTATCGCGAAGGGAGCGATCTGCTTCCCGTCGTGGTGCGCCCGCCGGAAAGCGAACGGCTGGACGCCAATCACCTGAACAACGTGCTGGTCTGGAGCCAGACCCGGCAGCAGTATATCCCGCTGAGTAACGTCGTCAGCCGCTTTTCGCTGGAGTGGGAAGATCCGCTTATTCTGCGACGCGACCGCTCGCGAGTGCTGACGGTTCAGACCGATCCCGACCCGCTTAGCCAGCAAACGTCAGGCGACATTCTCGCCCGGGTGAAACCACACATTGACGCCCTTGCCCTGCCCCATGGCTACAGCATCGAGTGGGGAGGCGATGCTGAAAACTCCAGCGAAGCACAGCAGGGGCTCTTCACCACGCTGCCAATCGGGTTCCTGGTGATGTTTGTCATTACGGTTCTGATGTTCAGCTCGGTGAAAAACGCCGTTGCCATCTGGCTGACCGTGCCGCTGGCGCTGATTGGCGTCACGCCGGGATTCCTGGTAACCGGAATTCCGTTCGGCTTTATGGCGCTGATTGGACTGCTGAGCCTGAGCGGGATGCTGATCCGTAACGGCATTGTGCTGGTGGAAGAGATCGAGCAGCAGAAAGCGCATAAAGAACAGCACGAGGCGATCGTTTACGCCGCCACCTCGCGCCTGCGCCCTATCTTGCTCACCGCGTTCACCACCGTTCTGGGGCTGGCGCCGCTGCTGCTGGATGTTTTCTTCCAGAGCATGGCCGTTGTGATTATGTTCGGACTTGGGTTTGCGACAATCCTGACGCTGCTGGTACTTCCCGTGATTTATGCGTGCTTCCATCGTAAGGACAAAGCGGAACAACAATGA
- a CDS encoding aminopeptidase P family protein: MYSTSPLAALRQWLQENNLDGMIVPRADAWQSEYCAPYDEKLAWLTGFDGSAGLALVLKNKALLFVDGRYQVQARVQVNTDEVEIHHLHNEPLAEWLSANVEAGTRIGFEALLMTNTEFEQLSATPCKLVPLSASPFDVLWTDRPAAPAGLIREMPIEMSGESSADKRQRIAAVLAANNADYLAVTLPDNIAWLLNVRGSDIPYSPVPLSFALLGRDGNVEWFVDNTKLSALPDAVRNAFTIAPQDAFIARCQQNAEGKRVMMDAGSAPVALRFAIEPQGEIVWQTDPITLMKSTKNPVELAGYRECHHQDGAAWVNFLAWLSREVPQREAAGHPLTELEVQAQQLAFRKQQPGFIEQSFATISASSSNAAMCHYHSSEDSNKPIGHDHFYLNDSGGQYVNGTTDATRTLAWGKVAPQQRLHYTAVLRGFLSLITLQFPSGTQGHQLDAFARRPLWEMGLDYDHGTGHGVGHQLLIHENPHRIAKKVNPWPLVAGNIMTIEPGYYLGDSHGIRIENQVEIVESRPGFCKFSSLTLIPIDLSQVELHLLSEQEKQWLDEYHQQVRETLSPLVESDARPWLVEATAPIRV; the protein is encoded by the coding sequence ATGTACTCTACATCACCGTTAGCAGCCCTGCGTCAGTGGCTACAGGAAAACAATCTCGACGGGATGATCGTCCCGCGCGCGGATGCCTGGCAGAGCGAATACTGCGCGCCTTACGACGAAAAGCTGGCCTGGCTGACAGGTTTTGACGGCTCTGCTGGTCTGGCCCTGGTACTGAAAAACAAAGCGTTGCTGTTCGTTGATGGCCGCTATCAGGTTCAGGCCCGCGTTCAGGTGAATACGGATGAGGTTGAGATCCATCATCTGCACAACGAGCCGCTGGCAGAATGGTTATCCGCAAACGTTGAGGCGGGTACACGTATCGGCTTTGAAGCGCTGCTGATGACCAATACGGAGTTTGAGCAACTCTCTGCTACACCGTGCAAGCTGGTCCCTCTGAGTGCCTCTCCGTTCGACGTGCTCTGGACCGATCGCCCTGCGGCTCCGGCGGGGCTTATCCGTGAAATGCCGATCGAGATGAGTGGCGAAAGCAGTGCCGACAAGCGTCAGCGCATCGCCGCAGTGCTGGCTGCAAACAACGCCGATTATCTGGCCGTTACCCTGCCGGACAACATTGCCTGGTTGTTAAACGTGCGCGGTTCGGATATCCCATACAGCCCGGTTCCCCTCTCCTTTGCCCTTCTGGGCCGGGACGGGAACGTTGAGTGGTTTGTTGACAACACTAAGCTCAGCGCCCTTCCGGACGCGGTGCGTAATGCTTTCACCATTGCACCTCAGGACGCCTTTATCGCGCGCTGTCAGCAGAACGCCGAAGGCAAACGGGTGATGATGGATGCCGGTTCCGCGCCGGTAGCCCTGCGCTTTGCCATTGAGCCACAGGGGGAAATTGTCTGGCAAACCGATCCCATTACCCTGATGAAGTCCACCAAAAACCCGGTAGAACTGGCAGGATATCGCGAATGCCATCACCAGGACGGTGCCGCATGGGTGAACTTCCTGGCGTGGCTGAGCCGTGAGGTGCCGCAGCGTGAGGCTGCGGGACACCCCCTGACCGAGCTGGAGGTTCAGGCGCAGCAGCTTGCATTCCGCAAGCAGCAGCCTGGTTTTATTGAACAAAGTTTTGCGACTATCTCCGCCTCATCCAGCAATGCGGCGATGTGCCACTATCATTCGAGCGAAGACAGCAACAAGCCCATCGGGCATGACCATTTTTACCTGAATGATTCCGGCGGTCAGTATGTTAACGGCACCACCGATGCCACGCGGACGCTGGCATGGGGTAAGGTCGCCCCGCAGCAGCGCCTGCACTACACTGCCGTGCTGAGAGGCTTCCTGTCGCTTATTACCCTGCAGTTCCCTTCCGGGACTCAGGGGCATCAGCTGGATGCGTTTGCGCGTCGCCCGCTATGGGAGATGGGGCTGGATTACGATCACGGTACGGGGCACGGCGTGGGGCATCAGTTGCTGATCCACGAGAACCCGCATCGTATCGCCAAAAAGGTCAACCCGTGGCCGCTGGTAGCGGGCAATATCATGACTATCGAACCAGGCTACTATCTCGGCGATAGCCACGGTATTCGTATTGAGAACCAGGTAGAGATTGTTGAAAGCCGCCCAGGATTCTGCAAATTCTCTTCGCTGACGCTCATCCCTATCGACTTAAGCCAGGTTGAGTTGCATCTGTTGAGCGAGCAGGAAAAACAGTGGCTGGATGAGTATCACCAGCAGGTCCGCGAGACCCTCTCACCACTGGTGGAAAGCGATGCACGCCCGTGGCTGGTTGAGGCAACGGCGCCTATTCGCGTGTAA
- a CDS encoding acyltransferase, with amino-acid sequence MNATGLNIIKTLGCMTAVTFFTIYNTWDHYDYDYHWILGFLTFISTIATPLFFVVAGYLDGQSRHGTRWQLSKIKSLVIVFLFWITIYYLWEPYQRGYLIQPWFVFAFVVIYTFHPAVEWLSQRRALFCGVIACLLIFSYGYDLLSALYPDVHVFSLSPQYRLWTWLLFYLTGQLFCDPSIAEWISRRNVVRAAVIAIPFIYLFTWFYERHFFFALFKADRNAFILTGSQIYILIVALVIAANGVRFRRNAEFKESILAAISKTMTGVYIVHYSVFHLLTALFPVTSLGMKLTLIVLTFVTSVLFSMLVLSNAVAKKVITL; translated from the coding sequence ATGAATGCGACAGGCCTGAACATTATCAAGACGCTGGGCTGTATGACGGCGGTCACCTTCTTCACCATCTACAATACCTGGGATCATTATGATTATGACTATCACTGGATCCTGGGGTTTTTAACCTTTATCTCGACCATCGCCACGCCGCTGTTTTTTGTGGTCGCGGGCTATCTCGACGGCCAGTCCCGGCACGGCACCCGCTGGCAGTTGAGCAAGATTAAAAGCCTGGTGATTGTCTTTCTGTTCTGGATAACGATCTACTACCTGTGGGAACCGTATCAGCGCGGATATTTAATCCAGCCGTGGTTCGTGTTTGCGTTTGTCGTGATTTACACTTTCCACCCGGCGGTGGAGTGGCTCAGCCAGCGGCGCGCGCTGTTTTGCGGCGTGATTGCCTGCCTGCTGATCTTCTCCTACGGGTATGATTTGCTTTCAGCGCTCTATCCGGACGTCCACGTCTTTTCCCTTTCGCCACAGTACCGCCTGTGGACGTGGTTACTGTTTTACCTGACGGGGCAGCTTTTCTGCGATCCCAGCATCGCCGAGTGGATAAGCCGCAGGAATGTGGTCAGGGCCGCGGTTATCGCCATCCCGTTTATTTATCTCTTCACCTGGTTTTACGAGCGCCACTTCTTTTTTGCCCTGTTCAAGGCTGACAGAAACGCCTTTATTCTCACCGGCTCGCAAATCTACATTCTGATCGTTGCGCTGGTGATCGCGGCGAACGGCGTACGCTTTCGCCGCAATGCAGAATTCAAAGAGTCCATTCTGGCCGCCATCAGTAAAACGATGACCGGCGTATACATTGTGCACTACTCGGTATTTCACCTGTTGACGGCGCTTTTCCCGGTGACGTCTCTCGGTATGAAACTGACCCTGATCGTGCTCACTTTCGTCACCTCGGTTCTGTTCTCCATGCTGGTGCTTTCAAATGCCGTAGCAAAAAAAGTGATCACCCTTTAA
- a CDS encoding gamma-glutamylcyclotransferase: MNALFVYGTLRPGHSNAHILENIGGEWQTGFVTGTFYERGWGAAADFPGIVLHPDGPRVEGYLFISDNLAAHWQMLDEFEDGYDRVEVMVTTPDEQHVKAWIYQLQPRSES, translated from the coding sequence ATGAACGCTTTGTTTGTCTACGGCACGCTGCGCCCGGGCCACTCTAACGCACATATCCTTGAAAACATTGGCGGCGAATGGCAGACCGGTTTCGTAACCGGCACGTTCTATGAACGTGGCTGGGGAGCGGCGGCAGATTTTCCGGGGATCGTCCTCCACCCTGATGGCCCCCGCGTCGAAGGTTATCTGTTTATTTCCGATAACCTTGCCGCACACTGGCAAATGCTGGATGAATTTGAAGACGGTTATGATCGGGTTGAGGTCATGGTGACCACACCTGACGAGCAACATGTTAAGGCCTGGATCTACCAGCTACAACCGCGCTCTGAGTCATAA
- a CDS encoding DUF5951 family protein — translation MEAYLSGEKSFVKPDLRENRSIAGSVVSLL, via the coding sequence GTGGAGGCTTATCTTAGCGGCGAAAAAAGTTTTGTCAAACCTGATCTTAGGGAAAATCGATCGATTGCTGGTTCTGTCGTCAGTTTGTTGTAA
- the pagP gene encoding lipid IV(A) palmitoyltransferase PagP, producing the protein MQRTFLTFWIVLSLFMAPLHAEPKVYGEQRLGGWWNALTDDISQTWEQPQRYDLYLPFLSWHARFMYDKEKTDKYNEMPWGGGLGVSRYNDEGNWSALFAMMFKDSHNEWQPAMGYGWEKGWYLDNAKDFRLGLGAAAGITARDDFANYVPLPFIFPLFSAGYKRVTVQFTYIPGTYNNGNVLFAWLRLGF; encoded by the coding sequence ATGCAACGCACTTTTCTGACATTCTGGATTGTCCTGTCTTTATTCATGGCACCGCTCCATGCTGAACCCAAAGTCTATGGCGAACAGCGTCTGGGCGGCTGGTGGAATGCGCTGACGGATGATATTTCGCAAACCTGGGAGCAGCCTCAACGCTACGATCTCTACCTGCCGTTTCTGAGCTGGCACGCGCGCTTTATGTACGACAAAGAAAAAACGGACAAATACAACGAAATGCCGTGGGGCGGCGGGCTGGGCGTCTCCCGCTACAACGACGAGGGCAACTGGAGCGCGCTTTTCGCAATGATGTTCAAAGACTCGCACAACGAATGGCAGCCCGCGATGGGCTATGGCTGGGAGAAGGGCTGGTATCTGGATAATGCCAAAGACTTCCGGCTTGGGCTTGGTGCCGCCGCGGGGATTACGGCGCGCGATGATTTTGCGAACTATGTGCCCCTGCCGTTTATCTTCCCGCTGTTCTCTGCTGGCTATAAGCGCGTTACCGTCCAGTTCACCTATATTCCCGGGACCTATAACAACGGTAACGTGCTCTTTGCCTGGTTGCGCTTGGGTTTTTAA
- a CDS encoding efflux RND transporter periplasmic adaptor subunit yields the protein MNRYLILPFVILTLTACDPKPEQAAPLPRMVKVAEVTIPAHAQQRVFPARIESGDATDLSFKRGGQIEALDIRQGAAIKQGQQLARLNARETQQRVNDRQTAATLAQRQFERFQTLAGRQAVSKAEMDVQRANRDSANAALQIAREELNQMTLVAPFSGTAASVHVRNHQVVSAGQPIATLTRTDLLDVVFSIPENLFNTFDIRNAQYRPVVRINAIPDREFTAVYKEHSGSSDSNTLTWQVILTMPRPDDFPVVGGVSGTVTINLTNLPAGAGAQALVVPVEAVFNPDNSPRNEPHVWVVAGEGDTLHLEDRKVSVGQVTTEGVVITSGLKAGERVVAAGVGELHANQPVRIWTRERGL from the coding sequence GTGAATCGCTACCTCATTTTACCGTTCGTTATCCTAACGCTCACGGCGTGCGACCCAAAACCCGAGCAAGCCGCACCCCTGCCGCGAATGGTTAAAGTGGCGGAGGTAACTATCCCCGCTCACGCCCAGCAGCGTGTTTTTCCCGCACGTATTGAATCGGGTGATGCAACAGACCTCTCCTTCAAGCGAGGAGGTCAAATCGAGGCGCTCGATATACGTCAGGGTGCAGCCATTAAGCAAGGGCAGCAGCTCGCCAGGCTGAACGCCCGTGAAACCCAGCAGCGGGTAAACGACAGACAAACCGCAGCGACACTCGCCCAGCGACAGTTCGAACGCTTCCAGACGCTGGCGGGACGCCAGGCTGTCTCGAAAGCAGAAATGGACGTACAGCGCGCGAACCGCGATTCGGCGAATGCAGCGCTGCAAATAGCCCGTGAAGAGCTGAATCAGATGACGCTCGTCGCCCCCTTCAGCGGGACGGCGGCCAGCGTACACGTTCGAAACCATCAGGTGGTGTCTGCCGGTCAACCGATTGCAACCCTGACCCGCACCGACCTGTTGGACGTGGTGTTTAGTATTCCTGAGAACCTGTTCAACACCTTTGATATCCGTAACGCGCAGTATCGCCCCGTGGTGAGAATTAACGCCATTCCGGATCGTGAATTTACCGCCGTCTACAAAGAACACTCGGGCAGCAGCGACAGCAATACGCTGACCTGGCAGGTGATTTTAACCATGCCCCGCCCGGACGATTTTCCCGTCGTGGGAGGTGTAAGCGGTACGGTTACCATCAATCTAACCAACCTTCCGGCTGGCGCAGGCGCTCAGGCGCTGGTTGTGCCGGTCGAGGCGGTCTTTAACCCGGACAACAGCCCGCGCAATGAACCGCACGTCTGGGTTGTGGCCGGGGAAGGCGACACGCTCCACCTGGAAGATCGCAAGGTCAGCGTGGGGCAAGTGACCACAGAGGGCGTGGTAATTACCAGTGGCCTTAAGGCAGGCGAACGCGTGGTGGCCGCTGGCGTAGGAGAGCTCCATGCTAACCAGCCGGTTCGCATCTGGACGCGTGAACGGGGACTGTAA